Genomic DNA from Fusarium oxysporum Fo47 chromosome IX, complete sequence:
GCTGCCGCTGGTATCCATGTAAGTGCCCTTCAATTGAGCCATCTCAATCCATACTGACGAACTCTACAGGGCGCCGGCGAAACTCTTCGCGGAACACTAAACTCCAGCGTCGACAAACACTTCGGCGGCACTCCCCAAGCAATTGAGAAGAACCAAGCAGCCATCGACGCAGGCCGCTACGAGATCGACAACCGCACATTCTACCACCCAAATGAATACCGTCTAACACGACCAGAAGGCTCCGGTCCTTCCCCCGACAGGCCGCCAATTCCTGATGCTCAATACGACGACCCGCCCTTCAACATGGGAAACACGGCAGGAAGTCCTGCGGTGGCGGATaaagagagggagaagagacATAGCAGATTGGGAAGCCTGTTTGGTAAGAGTGGAGGACGGTCGGTGTCGCAACCTGGTGCTGATGCGACGCCAAGAGCGGAGAGGGGGAAGTTGAGAAAGAGGAGCAGTTCAGGGCCGGGGACGCCGAAGTTGAGTGTCGTGGGGGAATAGTAACGCGCCACGGGAGTTGTGTCGTATATCTAGCTTAATGCCACATTACGTACTCACCACGGGGAAGATATTAAAGGCAGGGCTTTGTGATACTGACGCCACTTGATGCTTTGGCGCATCCACTGATGTTGAAGTATCCTCATATCAAGACACGAATGTTCATAACGCCAAAGTTCATTATTGGTATCTGAAGATAAACGAGATCTAAATGATAAATGTCCAACTAGCTCGAAACATAATGGGCGACATATTCAACTTCCATATGGTTTCCAATTCCAtctttggtgttggtgttgggaACGCCAGGCTATAATCTTGTTAGTCAacctctctcttcttcggATTCTTCGACTTACCCAATCTCCCCCAACGGCAACGTTGAAGATGACAAACATAGGACTATGGCAAAGACTCTTCCAAACCTTAGCATTGCCGACTTGAGCGCCCGTAACACGATGAAAGACCCTTCCGTCGAGATACCAGGTAATAGACTGAGACCTCAGATTGCTGCTTCGTCGATCAAACTGGACCCGCCAAACGTGATAGTTGCTATCAGGAAGCTGAACATTGGACGCAATGCCATTAGGCTCATTGCAGATCCCGCCAGGAGCTTGGTCACAGTGAACAGCGCCATAGCCAATTTTTTGCCCGTTGACATTCTCCATGATATCAACCTCTCCGCAAGCAGGCCACTCAACACCTTTTCGGATCGCATCACCCAGGAGCCAAAAAGCCGGCCAGATTCCCTGCTTACTCCTCGCCGAGTTGCCACCCAGACGCAAACTCGCTTCAACTCTAGTGATCTTTCCAAGCTTGGGCGTCAGAGTATACTTGCTCTCAATACGAGCAGACGTCCATTTCCGCGTTGAATCTGAGAACTGGGGAATCAGCTGCAAGGTGTTCTTGCCAGACTTTCGAAGAACACTTGTGCTTCTCACGTAGGCTTGGACTTCATTGTTGTAGTTCTTTACGCGCTCGATGATGTGCCATGTGGTTGTGCTGGGGAATGTGTTGGCTTGGCCTTCGAAGCCTTGATGCCAGACGCGCGTGTAGCCGCTGTAGGCGGGTGGTTGGACTGCCACTGCGATGGCGAACAGACATGTGAAGATGGTGAGGATCCAAGGAGAGAACATGGTGAGAATTGTAAAGATAAGGGGGAGACAAGGAAAGGAATGCTGCGGTGTTGCCGCGTAGAAGGGAAAGGGAAGATAGTGCAAAGCGCACTTTAAGGAGAGTCGTCACGAAGTTGGTGAGAATGAGATACCGTGAACACCATCATTTTCAGGGAAATCCCCTTGAATATATAGATTTCCCATCTCTTTTCAGCTTACGAATGCCATATCGGTCTAGAATTCTAGACGCCGTTCTGATAACAATAGCTTGGTGTCTGGAACATGTCTAAGGCCGGTTTCAATCCTTAGATCCAACGTGGGCTAACCCGGAACAGTGAGGCTAAGCCAAACGCAGCGCATTTCTCAACGCCACCATCTTCAATAGTCTCGTTTCTTTGATTAAAATATTGGAATTTTATGGAATTGTGGCTTGATGACCCTGGGCTATTGTGGAATTAAGCTTTGGTCCCTGATTCCAGGGCAAAAAAAAGGTTAATGAATCTGGATAAGCGCTGCTGCCCATGCAAGGAACGCGCTACTCTATTGGGCTCATGGGAATGACTGAGGAATTGGATGGAAGTCTGGGTTTTTGAGAGAGGTTTGAGGGTGAAGGGATGGGGCTTTGAGATGTGCCATCAACTTTAAGATAACCTTGGTGGTATTAACAGAATCCTGAACGTGGGATACTCTAATCTATACATCTTGTAAAGCATTCAAATAAAGGTTGTGTTGCGTTTCTCCTTGTCGGCAAGAGTCGTCGCCCCGAACACGCACATAGCATTACGTGCCTCCATCACATCCCTTCAGGTGGCGCCATTCTCGTTAGATCCTCCACAACAGTAGTGCTGACAATAGTGAAGAAGCCCTTCATGTGTACAAGGAAATAAGAGATGACGGCCATAGGAACCACCAACGGGATTACACCCAAGAGCAACGGCGGATTCGAAATCAGGCGCCCGATCAGAATCGAGAGCAATGCCCAAAAGGCAGGACCGATCATTTCCATGTCTGAAAATTCTGATAGTTCAACCTCTTTCAAGTACGGGCCAGCTTCGTAGCTCATCGCCACAAAGCACAAGGCGAGACTTGCGAAGAGGAACATAGTGTCCAAGCCGAGAATTAGCGTAGTAAAAAGGTGGAATATTGAACAAGTTTTATGCATGACGTAGAAAGATGCGATGTTGGTAATGACGGAGCAGATGAGAAACCAGAACAGGAATCTGCCGAGACTTTGGGCTGACTGGTGGTCAACTTGTTTGTTGATGACATCTTTGCACTTCTGTAGAGTGCACTCTTCCCCGGGAGTACTGGGCTCGTATTGTTCGATATCTTGGAGAACAGCTTCTGTAAGGTTGAGCGATCCTGGGACACGTTTCACACAGGACTTTTTCTCCTTCGTGATTCTACATAGACCTTGAAACTTGAATTAGCGACTGAATGATGAAGACGGTAAATGAGGATCGACCGGATTCGTGATGCATGGAGTATTCGCTTACCAGAAAGTCCGAATTGGTACTTATCCGGTAGGTGTTCGGCAAGATGTTCGCACTCTTCTCCCTAAACAAGCGCGATTGTTCTGCGTGGCCAGTTGACGAGGCTGTATTGCGGGTACGTTACCGTTCGGCCTCCTGACAGAACGCATATTGTAAGGGCGAAAATGACTAGCCCAAGATGGTAAGTAGACAGAGGGTGTTGGggagatgagagagttgcccttacttatatttatagacGCAACTAATATCCAGTTCCTCATTGTAACGACTGTGAACAACGGACTGTGAATAACGGACTGTGAATAAACCATGCGATGTCGTATTTGCGTTGGATGTAGAAAGAGAAAGCTGTTGCCTTGGTAGAAGCTGACAATGGTGGATGACTCTGAAAGTCTGGTGAACAGTAGGGAAGGAGAAAATGTCCTGCCGGCAGCCGTTCTGAAGCGCTGGCAGGGATGCATTTTGAAAGAGCCACCAGTCGGGTTTCCGTGCTAGATAGATATGTTTTTTAGCTGCAATCTAATCATGCGGCTCAGCGACCAAGCCCCCATGAGCTGTAGTCACTGTGCACTTGTGACTGGTCAAAGAGCGAGTGAGCCATTCCCAGCTTAGGCGACTACGTTGCAAAAACGGGGCAAGAAAATGCCTGGCGAGATGTCAGACAGTCTAGACATGCAGGATACTTCATTAGTGATTACCCCCTGGTCTTACAACTGCCGATGCCGATGGGAGGGGTTAAGCTTACGAGAGAAGCTTAACTCAAATCTGCCGACCTCCATACTGGACGTTTCAAAGTGATATCGAGAGTTTCATCCTGGTAGCAAAGTTGGGAGCGGTTTCTAACTTCAGTATATATCAAGCTATCGTTCTAATCTAATTCGCTAAATCATAATTTTACAAGTCATAACTCCAACTCTCCATAAGGATGAGCCACTTGTGACAGAGCAGGCCACTTGTACAGCTTATGCTCTGTATCTTGAGCAGCCTGCTGGAAGTACTGCATAACATCATTCCATAGACTATCCGCATTCTCCTGCTTGCTCAAATCAACAGGCTCCAAGTTATTGGCAATCTGGGAGATTTGGATTCCAGCTGCAGCAAGTCTCTTGAGAACATCATCGTGGTCGAATCTTTGCTCCATTGTTCCAGGAATCGAGACCTTCTTAAGTGTCTCGACGAATCTGGGTTCTTGGGCGCTTGCGCGGCCGATACCGACACCgtcgatgatatcgagaGAGTCAACCATCGCCTTGACGCTCTTGAAACCTCCGGTGGAAAAGATCTTGATATCACGCTTCAAAACCTTGACGATCTCCTCGGCTTGGACAAGGAAGTAGTTCTctcgcttcttgttctcttcCCGCTCATGAGCAAAGGCAAATTTCTCGTAGTTTCCTCCAGAAAGCTCAATAAAGTCAACTTTGGCGTTCTCGAGAGCGATGGCAAATGCCTTGACATCTTCGATATCAATACCGCCAGGGGTGTACTCGACAGAGTTGGCCTTGATACCAACGATGAAGTTGGGGCTCACACGACGCTTGATCTCAGCAAAAACCTCAAGAACAATGCGCATTCGGTTCTCGCGGCTACCACCGTACTCATCGGTTCGCTTGTTGGTGCGAGGAGAAAGGAACTGAGCCAGGAGATAACCGTGAGCGCCGTGGAGCTCAATGCCGTCGAAACCAGCCTTGTCAAGGAACTCAGCGGCGTGAGCGAAACCGTTGATGACGTTGGCGATATCTTCCTTGGTAGCAGGTCGAGGAGCAGCGAAACTTCTTCCAGACAAACCAGAGTTGACGAGCTGGACGTCTGAGGCACTGATGGGGTTGGGGTTAATCCACTCCTCGACCTGACGACCAGCATGAGAGACCTGGGCGATCAATAGACTgccgttcttcttggcctcggtGGCCATCTCCTTGAAGCCGTCAAAGCGACGACCCTCAAAGGGCTCATCGGCGGGGATGACGAGGTTGCCGGGGGCTTCGAGGTTGATGCCGTCGATGATAACGTTGCTTGTTAGGATGGTTCCCCAGCCTCCAGCACCCCAGTTTCGGTAGAGGGTGATGAGCTCTGGTGTAGGATATCCTCGAGCAGAGACGTCTTTGGCATCCCATGTGGCGAGCTTCTCAGACATGGCTGCCTTGAGGAAGCGATTGGGCGCTTGTCGCTTAGCGAAGACATAGTCGAGAGGTTGTAGTAGAGGCGAAGGGTCAACGACCTCGTTTCCGTATCTTGCAGGCGCCATTTTGAAATATTAATTATGATGTTTTGAACAATTTGTTTGATTCTTGGAAATGTAGACTAGCAAAACACGGCGCGGGAACTCTTTATATAAACTACTCTATAAAATTCCATGCAAATCTTGCGCCATAACAAAAAGAACAGACCACTCCGCAAGATCGCGACTAGGTTACAGTAAAAGTCCGCAAGTGGAGTTGGCGATGGGGCCCTTGCCTCGGCACATGAATCGTTTAGTCCTAATCCGCCGGCC
This window encodes:
- a CDS encoding concanavalin A-like lectin/glucanase domain-containing protein, whose translation is MFSPWILTIFTCLFAIAVAVQPPAYSGYTRVWHQGFEGQANTFPSTTTWHIIERVKNYNNEVQAYVRSTSVLRKSGKNTLQLIPQFSDSTRKWTSARIESKYTLTPKLGKITRVEASLRLGGNSARSKQGIWPAFWLLGDAIRKGVEWPACGEVDIMENVNGQKIGYGAVHCDQAPGGICNEPNGIASNVQLPDSNYHVWRVQFDRRSSNLRSQSITWYLDGRVFHRVTGAQVGNAKVWKSLCHSPMFVIFNVAVGGDWPGVPNTNTKDGIGNHMEVEYVAHYVSS